From the genome of Salvia miltiorrhiza cultivar Shanhuang (shh) unplaced genomic scaffold, IMPLAD_Smil_shh fragScaff_scaffold_143_1, whole genome shotgun sequence:
CCATCTGAACCACATTTCTTCCTCACCGCCAAATCTCTCTTTCTTTACTTTCCATgcttttcttctctctcttccattGACATCCTTCAACCATTACATATTCATCCACACTTCAATTACCATGTTACTGTGTATCACCACTTgccctccatctctctctctctctctctctctcattttatTATGCTCTTGCTATTACAGTCACCAGCATTTCATCTATTAGCTCTCTTCTCCTTATTAATTGTCTTTATCTTCTCCCAGCCACATACATCCATTATCTCTCTGATCAATCTCTTTGGTCATCCAATCACTCTTTTCCATCCTCAGTTGTTTTCTTGGCCAAACGCCATTTTCTCATCCCTGTGTATTAATCTTAATCATTCTTCCATCACCCAGTTTTATTCATTACAGTTTGATGTATGATTGGACTACATATATTGATTTGTTACATTAACATTATGATCAATCCAACACAATCTTAATTATTATCAACTTatcatttctatatatatatatatatatatatatatatatacatgaattCCCAAATTAAATTTTACATATGAAAGAAATAAGGAAAAGAAAGGTTTTGAATTGTCCTTCTGTTTTTCCAGCAGTATTCACTGTGCATAATTTGCCAGCTATGATAGCTTCTTAAGTCTACCCTATGACTATGTTTGCCATTTTGAGATGGAAGCTTAGAATTGAAAAGTTAAAACTTTTCTAAGACATCATTTGTTTAATTCAAAAAACTTAGCAAATGACTGTTTTGTTATGGGGAAGATTTACACAAATTTTGACAATGAAGTTAAGAAGCAAGTGATTTAGCAATTTTTACATGGCTCTTATTTAAATGAAATCTAAAGAGTCTCAATAATAATACTATGACATCTCAGTAGTACTAATAGCAAGCATCAAGATTCTAGTTTTGGGAACTTCacagatttaatttattttcgtaCCTGATTATCAAATTCTGCACGCACCACAGCCCTGATATCACTGTGCAGTACCAAGTCGACAGGCTTGGTGCTTTCTTTAACTGGGGGCTTCACAAGGATCTGAAACACCACAGACCAGATTGCTCAATATCTATTTCTGGTATGCATTAGATGTTCCCTTTAGTGTCTGTATTTCTggtttagaaaatattaaaCAGAAAGTCCAGTAGCCAGCGGGAATAAGTAAACTACTTTTCATGGAATCACACCCTTACGCAACAGAACTAAACTGAAATTTTTGTATTGCTTGTTTAACAATCTGCACAAAGCTACGCTTACTAAAATAAAGGATTTACGTTTAGCTTTCCTATAAATTGGATTTGATACAATTTAGAGTTCATAAAAAGAAATTCATATATTTGTCGTGAGTCTCAAATCATATCCTTGAATGAATAGAGCAGATTTCAAACTCAAGCGTTTGACTTGCTGTTCTTATAATTGAATATCAGTGCAATTACAAAATCTTCACTTGTATAGGCCAAGCTAAGGCATAAGTACTTGTTAAGCTAAAAATTGTTGCAACTCAAACAATGATGAAAAGCAATACTATCATTTATCATGATCTTGAGTCTCATAATCCCGTGTCCCTTTACCCAGTACAGTTTTACCAGATGAAATTGAAAACTTCCAAGTCATGCTCAACTTATTGGAACCACCCTCTATGCAAGTGGTTGTCCCACTATAATAAAAgggttgatatttttttttgtggaaAAATTTAGGAAAGATAAATTGAGATTTTGAGACGAGATTTGGTGAAACAAACATAACTTACGCTGACAGAATTAGAAATCGAAAAAGAACcatatgaaatattttaaacatatataaaaagaaaCCTGATTAAAATCGATATTTCTGagagaaaaacaataaaaatgcACTAAGATGAACCATGTGAAATGATTAAGGAAACAGCAATGAGAAGATAACAGCAATTTACCTCTGGTTCATCTGTTGTCCTCGGAAGACCTAGAGCAATAGGTATCCTCAACTTTTCCTCTTCCACTAATTTCTTTTCTAGCTTCTGCATGAGATCTTCCTCCTTATATCTTCCTCTTTGCTGCAGTAAGATCAGTTTCCGAAATTTGTAACAATTTTAAGGAAGGAGCAGATAACCAAGCATCAAAACCATGCACGGGCTCATAGGTCCATGTATCTCTGCTGTCGAAAACACGAGTTTTTTCTGTCATACAAACATGCATCTGGATACAAACCATTTGCAGATAATTAGGATTAGTAAAATTGTTGATCGGTTGAGAATTTTTTATTAACGGAAGGCGCCACTATGACTGTATAAATGATCATTATTGTTATTTACCTTCTAAAAATAACTTGTAACTATTAGATGATGGATCGGCTTTAGCTCTATTGACTCTCACCAGTTTATCAACCAGTAATCTCCCTGAAAACTAAGCTTAAaacaccccaaaaaaaaaaacttatgaCTCCTGCTGCTACACAATTATTTTCGTATTTCTACTCATATATGCAACTTCACATGTGTTCTTATGACTCCAGCTCCTTCACCCAATCATCATTCTACATCTAACCTTTACCAATAGGAGGCTATGACTAGACTAAAAAATTGTTACAAGCTTGAAGTTTTCACTTTATAGAACTTAAACCTTCTAGAAACAGTTGAAAGAAAACCATATCCTCATGGTCTCCGCCCACAGGTCAACATGGCAGAATGCAAATGGAATGAACGAATAATAACCGATTTTTCTTAGTGGATGTGAATATGAattgtttattttaattgaaatatCCCATCATGACACAGCTCTATTGTAACCATACACCATCCATATGAGTCCACACGCTACAAACGTGTTTGGTTAACACAGTACAAATCTAAAGAGTGCTGCATAGTGCATACACAAGAATCAATTTCCATGAGACTAACCTCTGTCGTTAGCATGAAAGGCTTTCGGGAGATTGACTTCTGCTGCTTTGTTTTCCGTTGTCTTCTGCTGAAGGTTCTGGAAGATTCAGAGCTCTGCAAAAATCACAACATAGATGAGATTGTCAAAAAGAAAAGGGAAGTTATCTCCCATTAAGTGTAGCGTAGTCAAAGGTTCTCACACTTAGCCTGCTTCTTCCACAGGCCGAAGTTCTCGATGACAGGCTGAAGCTTCATAAAAACAATGTTAGATTCCAACATAGAACAGATATATAACACACAATTATACATAGACATCACAATTCAAATGTGTTGGCCGTCATCCTCGCTAACCTTCTTTGGTTGCCATCTGATGAGAAAGAAGGACGAGAATCAAGAGGTAAGCTCTCTGATGTTTGGTAAAAATCTGACGATGAAGAAGAAATTTGCTTCTGAGGCACCTTAGGAGGCCGCTGCAATCCAGGTAACGCCCATTTTATAACATTCTTCTCCTTATTTTCATCAAAATCGCCTGATTTCGGCATCTTAAGGAGTTTCTCAAATGCCTTCACCAAATGCATCACCCTTCCTGATCCCGGCTCCGGCACGCTCCGTCTCGCCGCTTCCAAAAGCCTTTCCCTGCTCTTTTTCAACCTCAATTCACCATTTTCGCAATCACTCTCAATCAATACATCACTTGTCTCCTTCGTTCCTTCATCGTCAATCCCAGGGTTCTCGCACTCACTTACCCTATCAGAGTCAACCTCCTTCTGAATTTGATCCTGGTTGTTCTGAAACTCTTCATGCGAAGCCCTCAAACTCACATACGCCACACACAAACACTTGGATTTCCCGGCCGCCTTTTCACACTTCTTACAATCCACAGCGGCGGCTGCGGAATTCGATTCTTCTACCCGAGGTTTTTCCTTCGCGATCACAAACTTCCTGCCTCGAATCTTCATCATCGCAGAAGGACAAGCCAATCGGTTAAGATTAGACTTCCCGCGACTTGGATTTTTGGCGCTGAGTATAGAATTGACCATTGATGCTGATTTGTATAGCTTCGTTCCAGCACGACAAACGTTTGGATCAAAATTTTCCGCATACTTGAGGTTTTCGTTCGATTTCGTCCGACCTGAACCGGCGACTCTCTCTTTCGTCGGAGTAACTAGTACTCTAGTGAACTCCGACGTCGACTCCATGAAAATCGACCACGAATTggggagatagagagagtgtgaGTTTTTCGAACTACAACGTGAATTGCATTGATCAAATATTTGAAGAGAAGAGGAGAAATGGATCATTTTGAGGTTTGGGAATTGGGAGGCGCTTGCAAACGGCTAGTTTTCTCGCGCTGAATTTGGAGCGTATAAAaatcagtttatttatttatttgtttttgagttgatataaaatgaaatattaaggACAAGTCAATATGTCAATTGAttttctatcaaaataattatttatatttatatatttattttgagggAAAAGAATGTGAATTGACaatcaataattttaattttaatatcaatTGACAATAATAAGTCACCTTATtcaaaggaaaaacaataaatcaCAAAAAAGATGCCTATAGAGATGGGATTCATCCGTGATTTAATTACACAAAAATTTCAATAATGTGTGTTATGGTAACCTTTGAAATTCAAGTAAAGGATTTTCGAGTTGTTAATGGAAATTATGGCCGAAAATGTGCAAcaaatttgaatatttaaaaTTGAACTTTTGGAATAGGtgaaacccccccccccccaaccaatctatattaatataaaaaatatcttGGGCACAAAATATAgattatttataataatctcaattatatatttaattttaaagataattaaaagaatatattaatattcatcccatatttaacagGTATTTAATGTTGGAGACATGTGGAGAGTTGAATAACTGCGTCAAGTCATTTTTGAAAAATGATATTTCTATTTGCACCTAAATATAATATCTAATGTTTTGTTTAGTGTAAGCTTTGAAACTCAAACTACTTCCAAATAGCATTGTAGTGTAAGCTTTGAAACTCAAACTACTTCTAAATAGCATTTGACTTACTACGTTtaatattatcaatttatcatgTTGTTTTTATGTCATGACTCGATACT
Proteins encoded in this window:
- the LOC131002572 gene encoding microtubule-destabilizing protein 60-like, with the translated sequence MIHFSSSLQIFDQCNSRCSSKNSHSLYLPNSWSIFMESTSEFTRVLVTPTKERVAGSGRTKSNENLKYAENFDPNVCRAGTKLYKSASMVNSILSAKNPSRGKSNLNRLACPSAMMKIRGRKFVIAKEKPRVEESNSAAAAVDCKKCEKAAGKSKCLCVAYVSLRASHEEFQNNQDQIQKEVDSDRVSECENPGIDDEGTKETSDVLIESDCENGELRLKKSRERLLEAARRSVPEPGSGRVMHLVKAFEKLLKMPKSGDFDENKEKNVIKWALPGLQRPPKVPQKQISSSSSDFYQTSESLPLDSRPSFSSDGNQRSLSSRTSACGRSRLSSSESSRTFSRRQRKTKQQKSISRKPFMLTTEQRGRYKEEDLMQKLEKKLVEEEKLRIPIALGLPRTTDEPEILVKPPVKESTKPVDLVLHSDIRAVVRAEFDNQVAKKMKLIEQYRMEMERQRRLAEEEEIRRLRKELVPKAQPMPHFDRPFVPKRSVKHLTIPKETKFHLPQHKKIKCATCLPTQVE